A window of the Acidobacteriota bacterium genome harbors these coding sequences:
- a CDS encoding DUF1552 domain-containing protein — translation MIVTGKALPRRTVLRGLGASLALPFLDGMVPALAALRRTAAAPVPRLGVVYVPNGMRMEHWIPAAAGGDFEFPLVLKPLEPLRRHVQVLSGMHGVASAGPHPRASTRFLTGVPAKPENGADVLAGISMDQIAGRVLGRQTQLATLELAIDGRDFSGSCGNGFSCAYTNTIAWADETTPLPMENDPGIVFERLFGDSGSTDPAVRRARLGKDASLLDSVNERAHDLARELGPGDRRKLDQYLDAVRDVERRIQRTAAQSAREFPTVDRPEGVPGTFGEHARLMFDLLALAWETDLTRVATFMLGRELTGRTYAEIGVADAHHPISHHQRDPEKLAKLTKINQYHVDVFSRFLERLRTTPDGDGSLLDHAMIVYGAGMADSNAHASDDLPVLLAGGAAGTGGRHVRYSPDTPLANLHLTLLDKLGVPVDSLGHATGLLPLGG, via the coding sequence ATGATCGTCACCGGAAAGGCCCTGCCACGGCGAACCGTACTGCGCGGACTCGGCGCGTCGCTCGCGCTTCCGTTCCTCGACGGGATGGTCCCGGCGCTCGCGGCCCTGCGGAGGACCGCGGCGGCCCCCGTTCCGCGGCTCGGGGTCGTCTACGTCCCGAACGGGATGCGGATGGAGCACTGGATTCCCGCGGCGGCGGGGGGCGATTTCGAGTTTCCCCTCGTCCTGAAGCCGCTCGAGCCGTTGCGCCGCCACGTGCAGGTGCTGTCCGGGATGCACGGCGTCGCCAGCGCCGGCCCGCACCCGCGGGCGTCCACCCGTTTCCTGACCGGCGTTCCGGCCAAGCCGGAGAACGGCGCCGACGTGCTGGCCGGCATCTCGATGGACCAGATCGCCGGGCGCGTTCTGGGGCGGCAGACGCAGCTCGCCACGCTGGAGCTGGCCATCGACGGCCGCGATTTCTCCGGCTCGTGCGGCAACGGGTTCAGTTGCGCCTACACCAACACCATTGCCTGGGCCGACGAGACCACGCCGCTGCCGATGGAGAACGATCCCGGCATCGTGTTCGAGAGGCTGTTCGGCGACAGCGGCAGCACCGACCCGGCGGTCCGCCGGGCGCGGCTGGGTAAGGACGCCAGCCTGCTCGACTCGGTCAACGAGCGCGCGCACGATCTGGCCCGCGAGCTCGGTCCGGGCGACCGCCGCAAGCTGGACCAGTATCTCGACGCGGTGCGCGACGTCGAGCGGCGCATCCAGCGGACCGCCGCGCAGTCCGCCCGCGAGTTTCCCACGGTCGATCGGCCGGAGGGCGTTCCCGGCACCTTCGGCGAGCACGCCCGCCTGATGTTCGACCTGCTCGCCCTGGCCTGGGAGACCGACCTGACCCGGGTCGCCACCTTCATGCTGGGCCGCGAGCTGACCGGCCGCACCTACGCCGAGATCGGCGTGGCCGACGCGCACCACCCGATCTCGCACCACCAGCGGGATCCGGAGAAGCTGGCCAAGCTGACCAAGATCAACCAGTACCACGTCGACGTCTTCTCGCGCTTCCTGGAACGGCTGCGCACGACGCCGGACGGCGACGGCTCGCTGCTCGACCACGCGATGATCGTCTACGGCGCGGGAATGGCCGACAGCAACGCCCACGCCTCGGACGACCTGCCGGTCCTGCTGGCGGGGGGCGCCGCCGGTACGGGCGGGCGGCACGTCCGGTATTCGCCCGACACCCCGCTGGCGAACCTGCACCTGACGCTGCTCGACAAGCTGGGCGTGCCGGTGGATTCATTGGGCCACGCAACGGGGCTGCTGCCGCTGGGCGGGTGA
- a CDS encoding nucleotidyltransferase domain-containing protein has translation MGLARDIDITASQWRTLLALLQRHLPDTEAWAYGSRAKRTSNPKSDLDLVVFSTPDQRARVGDLREALEESNLPFRVDLFVWNDVPNSFRRQIRAEHVVVCRPRPTPSSSP, from the coding sequence ATGGGACTAGCGCGGGACATCGACATCACCGCCAGCCAGTGGAGAACCTTGCTGGCATTGCTCCAACGACATCTGCCGGACACGGAGGCCTGGGCCTACGGCTCTCGTGCGAAGCGTACTTCCAATCCGAAATCCGATCTCGACCTCGTCGTGTTCTCGACACCCGACCAACGCGCCCGGGTCGGCGACTTGCGGGAAGCGCTCGAGGAAAGCAACCTGCCCTTCAGAGTCGACCTCTTCGTCTGGAACGACGTGCCGAATTCGTTCCGCCGGCAGATTCGAGCGGAACACGTCGTCGTCTGCCGCCCGAGACCGACGCCGTCGAGCTCTCCGTGA
- a CDS encoding nucleotidyltransferase, which translates to MIDYGKFHLSLKRLQEQHDNHRRSDDSRPELIREAIAESVIQRFETCYDCLWKVLKRYLSEGLGLPDMPNSPRPIFRLAHENDLFDSPLERWLQYAEARIDTSHDYDGEKAKACLALMPDFIADAIGLYRKMSGAAWD; encoded by the coding sequence ATGATCGATTACGGCAAGTTCCACCTGTCCCTGAAGCGGCTGCAGGAGCAGCACGACAACCATCGGCGGTCGGACGATTCGCGACCGGAGCTGATCCGCGAGGCCATCGCCGAATCGGTGATCCAGCGGTTCGAGACCTGTTACGACTGCCTCTGGAAAGTGTTGAAGCGCTATCTGTCCGAGGGACTGGGCCTTCCCGATATGCCGAACAGCCCGAGGCCGATCTTCAGGCTGGCCCACGAGAACGACCTGTTCGACTCGCCGCTGGAGCGGTGGCTGCAGTACGCCGAGGCCCGCATCGACACGTCACACGACTACGACGGCGAGAAAGCGAAGGCGTGTCTTGCGCTGATGCCGGACTTCATCGCCGATGCCATCGGCCTCTACCGGAAGATGAGTGGAGCAGCATGGGACTAG
- a CDS encoding type II toxin-antitoxin system VapC family toxin, translating into MRACTAWILDANVVSEMMRPAPEPKVARFLDGIAAEGIGFSAVTVWEVVDGIGRLDPGRRRDDLTERFQGIVDDLFEERIFDWTAADARACALILETKRRRGEPLDDHLPDAMIAGTAVSHGLRIVTRNERDFRNTGAATVNPWTQTRIAG; encoded by the coding sequence ATGAGGGCGTGCACGGCCTGGATTCTCGATGCGAACGTCGTCTCCGAGATGATGCGGCCGGCTCCGGAACCGAAGGTCGCCCGGTTTCTCGACGGGATTGCGGCCGAGGGGATCGGCTTTTCCGCCGTCACCGTCTGGGAGGTCGTCGACGGCATCGGGCGTCTCGATCCCGGCCGGCGGCGGGACGATCTCACAGAGCGCTTTCAGGGCATCGTCGACGATCTGTTCGAAGAGCGGATATTCGACTGGACAGCCGCCGACGCCCGGGCCTGCGCGCTGATCCTGGAGACGAAGCGACGCCGCGGCGAGCCGCTCGACGACCATTTGCCGGACGCCATGATCGCCGGCACGGCCGTTAGCCACGGGCTGCGTATCGTCACACGCAACGAACGCGATTTCCGGAACACGGGCGCCGCGACCGTCAACCCCTGGACACAGACGCGCATTGCGGGCTGA